One part of the Streptomyces lienomycini genome encodes these proteins:
- a CDS encoding cupin domain-containing protein, translating to MFVAACRRASRPGRPTPVSSGRNRGKPQAGGVTPDDLGVHPGRDWFTVLSGTVVLYLGERVIRVEAGQAASFSTMTPHAVRGDRGPAEILVILDHNGERSHLRT from the coding sequence GTGTTCGTGGCGGCGTGCAGGAGGGCCTCGAGGCCGGGCCGGCCGACACCGGTGTCCTCGGGCAGGAACAGGGGGAAGCCCCAGGCGGGCGGCGTCACCCCCGACGACCTGGGTGTCCACCCGGGCCGGGACTGGTTCACCGTGCTGTCCGGGACCGTCGTCCTCTACCTGGGCGAGCGCGTCATCCGTGTCGAGGCCGGTCAGGCGGCCTCGTTCTCCACCATGACCCCGCACGCCGTCCGCGGGGACCGCGGCCCCGCCGAGATCCTGGTCATCCTCGACCACAACGGCGAACGGAGCCACCTCCGCACCTGA
- a CDS encoding GNAT family N-acetyltransferase: MTEGSPSRLPRENIELPDGSVLRRRSLVPDDAFIAAVAADVGHLGEWLRWARRPPTREETEGFRVEQDADWDAGRSFVYVLTPPDRFDKVLGGGAMFPNGEAGVLEIGYWVCSPATGRGLATGAAAALTEEGLGLFGVEAMEIHCDEANVRSAAIPPRIGYRLLRVEPDEPQTAAEAGRSMVWRREDA; this comes from the coding sequence ATGACAGAGGGATCTCCTTCCAGGCTTCCGCGAGAGAACATCGAACTGCCGGACGGTTCCGTACTGCGCCGGCGTTCACTTGTCCCGGACGACGCGTTCATCGCCGCCGTCGCCGCCGACGTCGGGCATCTGGGGGAGTGGCTTCGCTGGGCCCGGCGTCCGCCCACCCGGGAGGAGACCGAGGGCTTCCGCGTCGAACAGGACGCGGACTGGGACGCCGGCCGGTCGTTCGTCTACGTGCTGACTCCGCCGGACCGTTTCGACAAGGTGCTCGGCGGGGGCGCGATGTTCCCGAACGGAGAGGCCGGTGTCCTGGAGATCGGCTACTGGGTCTGTTCGCCGGCCACCGGCCGCGGACTCGCCACCGGGGCCGCGGCCGCCCTGACGGAGGAGGGCCTCGGGCTTTTCGGCGTCGAGGCGATGGAGATCCACTGCGACGAGGCCAACGTCCGCAGTGCCGCGATCCCGCCCCGGATCGGGTACCGGTTGCTGCGCGTCGAACCCGACGAGCCGCAGACCGCGGCGGAGGCTGGGCGGAGCATGGTCTGGCGTCGCGAGGACGCCTGA